In Castanea sativa cultivar Marrone di Chiusa Pesio chromosome 6, ASM4071231v1, a single window of DNA contains:
- the LOC142640271 gene encoding uncharacterized protein LOC142640271, with protein sequence MDCVDLGYGFFFIRFYTKEYLDLVLQRDPWFIGDHFLSLRPWEPFFKPSTANVALVVVWVRLNELPIELYEKNVLRQIGEEIGRVLRIDTHTAMEAQGKYARFCVQIDTNKPLTNTIVIGRFEQLVMYEGIQSLCFSCGRIGPQKDDCLFIIRKGKKVLEPVELTEEVPEVSSRSVHESASIDTTYNVTKESGTDEEGLYGPWMVVSWKRNGYKATKKGTSPFQLASTLNHEPEPFSSAPFKFISYAEAEVDHQPEWGEDRGANKSNSHVDNSTDHLVPHDMRNRPSRETHRKENARIATHLMGVLILQLKLSPGFAVEGVDEEDSMESKDGSGATLLY encoded by the exons ATGGATTGTGTTGATCTTGGGTACGGGTTCTTTTTTATCCGTTTTTACACCAAGGAATACTTGGATTTAGTTTTGCAGAGGGATCCTTGGTTCATAGGTGATCATTTCCTCTCGTTGAGGCCTTGGGAGCCATTTTTTAAACCCTCCACGGCAAATGTCGCATTAGTTGTGGTCTGGGTGAGGTTGAATGAGCTGCCCATTGAGCTGTATGAAAAGAATGTGCTTAGACAGATTGGTGAGGAGATTGGAAGGGTGTTGAGGATTGATACACATACAGCCATGGAAGCTCAAGGCAAGTATGCGAGATTTTGTGTCCAAATTGACACAAACAAGCCACTGACCAACACCATTGTCATTGGACGTTTCGAACAGCTAGTCATGTATGAGGGCATCCAAAGCTTATGCTTCTCCTGTGGACGCATCGGGCCTCAGAAGGATGATTGCCTGTTCATTATTCGGAAAGGTAAGAAGGTTTTAGAGCCGGTAGAATTGACGGAGGAAGTGCCGGAGGTGAGCTCACGTAGTGTGCATGAGTCTGCTAGTATTGACACCACTTACAACGTGACAAAAGAAAGTGGCACGGATGAGGAGGGATTGTATGGACCTTGGATGGTAGTGTCCTGGAAAAGAAATGGCTACAAGGCGACAAAAAAAG GTACATCTCCTTTCCAACTTGCTTCCACTCTCAATCATGAACCCGAACCATTCTCCAGTGCACCCTTTAAGTTCATATCCTATGCTGAAGCCGAGGTAGACCATCAACCTGAATGGGGAGAAGATAGAGGTGCCAATAAGAGCAATTCCCATGTTGATAATTCCACAGATCACCTTGTTCCCCATGATATGCGAAATAGACCTAGCCGAGAGACCCATCGAAAGGAAAATGCTCGAATTGCAACCCATCTCATGGGAGTCCTTATTCTTCAACTAAAACTCAGCCCTGGGTTCGCAGTTGAAGGAGTTGATGAAGAGGACAGCATGGAATCTAAGGATGGAAGTGGAGCTACTCTCCTCTACTAA